The Methylomicrobium lacus LW14 genome window below encodes:
- the alr gene encoding alanine racemase, producing MTPAAYAVLNTEAVTHNLSVVRRHAPAAKIMAVIKANGYGHGLLRIADALAGVDAFAVARGDEGIRLRKAGFTQPVTVLEGFRSGEDLDAFLQQGLDTIVHSYQQLEILEAREETEKLGVWLKIDTGMNRLGFRPADVAGAYQRLRQCRIISGPIRFMTHLANADDKADPKTPQQIALFNDTLENFPGERSIANSAGVLGWQEALADWVRPGVMLYGISPFPELTGRELGLKPVMGLYSQLIAVKPVHQGETVGYSGTWRCPEETLLGVVAVGYGDGYPRYAKAGTPVLVNGRRVPLIGRVSMDMITVDLASQPDAKPGDPVTLWNEALPVEEIAHCADTIPYTLVCGITQRVQIIERESDAQ from the coding sequence ATGACGCCCGCCGCCTATGCTGTACTGAATACCGAGGCGGTCACGCATAACCTGTCCGTCGTCAGGCGCCACGCGCCCGCCGCGAAAATCATGGCGGTGATCAAGGCCAACGGCTACGGCCACGGCTTGCTGCGCATCGCCGACGCGCTGGCCGGCGTCGATGCGTTCGCGGTAGCAAGAGGCGATGAAGGAATCAGGCTGCGGAAAGCCGGCTTCACTCAGCCGGTCACGGTGCTCGAAGGTTTCCGGAGCGGCGAGGATCTGGACGCATTTTTGCAGCAGGGCCTCGACACGATCGTACATTCTTATCAGCAGCTCGAAATCCTCGAAGCTCGCGAGGAAACCGAAAAACTCGGCGTCTGGCTCAAGATCGACACCGGCATGAACCGGCTCGGTTTTCGCCCGGCCGATGTCGCCGGCGCCTATCAACGCCTGCGGCAATGCCGGATCATTTCAGGCCCGATCCGCTTCATGACGCATCTGGCCAATGCGGACGACAAGGCGGACCCGAAAACGCCGCAGCAGATCGCCTTGTTCAACGACACGCTCGAAAACTTCCCAGGCGAGCGCAGCATCGCGAACTCGGCCGGCGTTCTGGGCTGGCAGGAAGCCTTGGCCGACTGGGTGCGGCCCGGCGTGATGCTCTACGGCATCTCGCCGTTTCCTGAGCTGACCGGCAGGGAGCTCGGCCTCAAGCCGGTGATGGGCCTGTATTCGCAGTTGATCGCGGTGAAGCCTGTGCACCAGGGCGAGACGGTCGGCTACAGCGGCACCTGGCGCTGTCCCGAAGAGACGCTCCTTGGCGTGGTCGCGGTCGGTTACGGCGACGGTTATCCGCGCTATGCGAAAGCCGGCACGCCGGTGCTGGTGAACGGCCGCCGCGTGCCGCTGATCGGCCGGGTGTCGATGGACATGATCACGGTCGATCTGGCCTCGCAGCCGGACGCGAAACCGGGCGACCCGGTCACCTTATGGAACGAGGCGTTGCCGGTCGAGGAAATCGCGCACTGTGCGGACACGATCCCTTATACGCTGGTGTGCGGAATTACCCAGCGCGTGCAAATCATCGAACGAGAAAGCGATGCCCAATAA
- a CDS encoding aminotransferase class V-fold PLP-dependent enzyme — translation MPNKHPEFPLAEDLIYLNHAAVAPWPERTRRAVAEFAEQNCTYGAAFYPDWLKKESLLRAQLKALINAPSPDDIALVKNTSEALSFVAYGLDWRTGDNIVTSNEEFPSNRLPWESLAAQGVELRQADLHAAATPEDALFALVDRNTRLLTISSIQFATGLRLDIERIGAFCKQRRILFCVDAIQSIGAVRFDVQACQADFVMADGHKWMFGPEGLGVFYTTPEARDRLKLTQFGWHMMKDTHNYENKPWEMHPGARRFECGSPNMLGIHALSASLSLLLDTGMETVEAALFERIDYLRQRIEQHAELELLSPTPSQLKSGIVVFRHKKIPNPALYPYLMQQKVICALRGAGIRFSPHFYNGLEQIDRAFAIIDHYPA, via the coding sequence ATGCCCAATAAACATCCCGAATTTCCCTTAGCCGAAGACCTGATTTATTTGAATCATGCCGCGGTCGCGCCCTGGCCTGAAAGAACGCGCCGGGCGGTGGCCGAGTTTGCCGAGCAAAATTGCACCTACGGCGCGGCGTTTTATCCGGACTGGCTCAAAAAGGAATCGCTGCTGCGCGCACAGCTCAAGGCATTGATCAATGCGCCAAGCCCGGACGACATCGCGCTGGTCAAGAATACCTCGGAGGCGCTGTCTTTCGTCGCCTATGGCCTGGACTGGCGGACCGGCGACAACATCGTGACCAGCAACGAAGAATTTCCGTCGAACCGCCTGCCCTGGGAATCGCTCGCCGCACAGGGCGTCGAACTGCGCCAGGCCGATCTCCATGCCGCCGCAACGCCGGAAGACGCGTTGTTTGCGCTGGTCGACCGTAATACGCGTCTGCTGACGATCAGTTCGATACAGTTCGCGACCGGCCTCAGGCTCGACATCGAACGGATCGGCGCCTTCTGCAAGCAGCGCCGCATCCTGTTCTGTGTCGATGCGATTCAAAGCATCGGCGCGGTGCGTTTCGACGTGCAGGCCTGCCAGGCCGATTTCGTGATGGCCGACGGCCATAAATGGATGTTCGGCCCGGAAGGGCTCGGCGTTTTCTATACGACGCCGGAAGCCCGGGACAGGCTCAAGCTGACCCAGTTCGGCTGGCATATGATGAAGGACACGCACAACTACGAGAACAAACCCTGGGAAATGCATCCGGGCGCCCGCCGCTTCGAATGCGGCAGCCCGAACATGCTCGGGATTCATGCCTTATCGGCCAGCCTGTCGCTGCTGCTCGACACCGGCATGGAGACGGTCGAAGCCGCGCTGTTCGAAAGGATCGATTACCTCCGGCAGCGCATCGAACAGCATGCCGAACTGGAACTGCTTTCTCCTACCCCGTCGCAGTTGAAGTCCGGCATCGTAGTGTTCCGGCATAAAAAGATTCCGAACCCGGCGCTTTATCCGTATCTGATGCAGCAAAAGGTGATCTGCGCGCTACGCGGCGCCGGCATCCGTTTTTCGCCGCATTTTTATAACGGCCTGGAGCAGATCGACCGGGCGTTCGCGATCATCGATCATTATCCGGCCTGA
- a CDS encoding cold-shock protein translates to MSTITTGTVKWFNSEKGFGFIEQKSGPDVFVHFRNIESSGYKSLDEGQSVQFTVSQGPKGPQAENVRAI, encoded by the coding sequence ATGTCTACAATAACTACCGGCACCGTTAAATGGTTTAACTCTGAAAAAGGCTTCGGCTTTATCGAACAGAAATCAGGCCCTGATGTTTTCGTTCACTTCAGAAACATCGAATCAAGCGGCTACAAATCGCTTGACGAAGGCCAAAGTGTGCAATTTACCGTTTCGCAAGGCCCCAAAGGCCCCCAAGCTGAAAACGTAAGAGCCATCTAA